The Ptiloglossa arizonensis isolate GNS036 chromosome 4, iyPtiAriz1_principal, whole genome shotgun sequence genome contains the following window.
AATGTTTCCTCCAGTCGAGGAAACTTCCTCGGACCTTGTCACGGCTCGTCTAACAGCCTTGAGACATTGCTTAATAATTTGGGAGATGGTAATTTACTTTGTTGCGACTCACGATGAAGTTACTCCTCATGGTAAAGTTAAGTGGAAATACAATGACGTTGCTAATGTTGTTTCGGAACCTTCTCCTGGTGTACATTCAACGCGCAGTAGCACTGAAAATTCAAACGAACATCTAAACGgtaaattacttttatttttattttcaggtAAGTCCGTTATTGAAAATTCGTCAATGATCGTTACATATAATTCGTTTCTATACGAGAATAAACCTTCTGGACTTAACGGTAGAGGTCTTCTTcgggaataaatattttctttgcaGGATTTTTGCTACAGATACAAgagaacaagtacaaattaattgAAATCAAAGTGAAAAATATCGTTCTGCACGGTGTCGACATTTTATAGACACGTCGTCTCGCGTCGGTAATTTTCTCCTTTTCAGAGCCAGGTATACGAGCAATGGACAGTAGCCAATGTTAATAAAGTACAAATTaataaaatcaaaatcaaaaatATCGTTCTGCGCGGAGTCGACATTTTATAGACTCGTCGTCCCGCGTCGGTAATTTTCTCCTTTCCAGAGCCAGGTATACGAGCAGTGGACAGTAGCCAATGTTAATAAAAAGTATGAATAGATAAaatcaaaatgaaaaatatcgttcTGCGCGGTGTCGACATTGCatagaaaatttcgttcgtggCGACAGTATCTATAATCCGTTCACCGATGTTGTCGAAGGTGTTAAATAATACTAAACGATCAAAGATCGTCGTCAGAGTCCTGAAATCGTTCGTACTTCGCCACCGATTTCTGAAAGGTCTCGTAATCCCTTTTCTCGTCATCTTGCGTAAGTAATTTTCTCCTTTCCAGAGCCAGGTATACGAGCAGTGGACAGTAGCCAATGTTCAGCAGACCCACGATACCCATGACCCATTGGAATCCGATCGCCTTCACCATTTCGCCTCCCAAAATCGGCCCTTGAAGAAACATCGTAAATATAATACTCGAAATTGTCGAAATTCATTCGTTTACACCCTcccacaaaatttctaaatttattatatCCATTGTGACACAGTTTGGTACTTGATTGCCCCGTAACTTAAACATTCAATTACCAAGGGAATAAGCCAAACTGACGGCCACTTGTTGAATGGAGTAAACGGGCCCATAGTCGCCATTTCGGTCCACCAAGCTGGCTAATAATGGCACCAAAGCAGCATCCGCTACACCGATGCCCAAACCCATTCCTAAATGCGGTATTATCAGTTGTGACATGGTGCTGGCTGACGGGATCAAAATGGCACTTATGCCAACGACAAACATGGCCAGAACCGCGACTTTACTGCGCCCGTAGCGATAAGCGATCATCCCGAAGAAATTGGTCCCGACAAGATATCCAACGCTGTCTGGAATGAACACCGTTCCCAACTGCCATTTCTGCAACAAACAGATTTCTCTTTTAGATCGATTCGTCCTGGCTGTTCAATACACAGGGAGTTCTTAAAATAAACATCCACACTTAAGAAGTATGTTCTACCCGTTACAATGGTAATTAATGGTACATAAATAATTACTTTCAATAATCACTTCACCGAACACTTGTACCTCTATTGGAGTTTGATCGAAAAGTTTCCAAACGCTTTGTATCTCTACCGGAGaatacttgtttctttttttttcacaattaaaaaaaaaattgagtatATTCTTAAACCGTATCGAGTACTAGGTACGTATATTATTTACAAGAGCATTCGACCTTTGGTTTTATACGAGTTTGCAGCCATATTGGTAAACAGGACTCCAAGATTGCCATCGGAGATGTCGAACACCATATGGCTCCAAAGATGATGAGTATATGTGGATCGGAGAGCAGATGTGTCCAGGATGTTTCTTCTCTCCTGAACTGAAGATATTGTTTGCGTCATTCGTATCGTAGGATCGATGAATGTAAACAatgtgaataatttaaaaaatcgaccCAACTCCATTCTATATCTTATTCTACTAACGAGAACAAATGCTTCGTACGCGTATTGCTTTAAAGCCTTGCATACAGTTTGAAACTATAGAGATGTGACACTTTCGATGATAAACGTTGCTGTGAAATTTAATGGCGCGCGTGTAACGACTCTGCAAGACTAATTAAAGCGATCAGGATTAATTTTACGCGTCGAAGaataatcaaaaaaaaaaaaaaaaaacacctatGTTCAAATTGATTCACCTCGATCTTCTTCTCGGTGTCCAGTGTCAAAATTTGCAGACCTGAAACGtcgatttaaatataaattcggTGGTGACTAGCATACTGCACCGAGAGTATTTTCCATGGAAAATAGTGCTCGTCGATGGTCAATATGCGAGACACGAGTAGGGGTTAAACAAAGGGGGATTCGTACATATGGCGACGACAATGAAACAGGACACTAGCAGGAAAGGTGCCATTTTCCCTTCGAGATCGTAAAGAACAGAACCGATCGGATATCCCACGAGAACGCCCAGCGCGATGCTACCAAGGACGAAGCCCATGATCTTCGATCTCTTGTCTTCTTCCGGATATTGAGAGGCGACCAACGACATCCCCGAAACTCCGATGCACGCGGATGATATACCCTGGACGCTTCGAGCCAGGAACAGGACCTCGTAGGTTTGTCCAAACGCGAACACTGTGAACAATTATTGTATTAAATTCCTCCTCCAATATCGCCCTTGGAAATTGTGGGGCCCACTATTCTCATTccaatgtaattaaaaaattaaaaattgttcaggTATTAGTCGTACagttgtaaaagaaaaattgtacgttaAGGCTAGTACAATTACATTCATTTATCGTTTACAAAATGTGGAAGCAACGAACAATAAGTGCGGGGTCTCTTATGTTTGGCCCTAGGGGCAAGTGTCCCGTTTGCCCAGTGCTAAGGGCGGTAGTGCCCATTTTCCTTGATTCAATCCTTTGCGCACGAAATGTCACGTTGAACATCTTTGTGTTAAATCTCGATAAGTCATTTTTGTGATGTTCGATTTAGAATAAAGGACGTCCCAGTGATCATGGTACAAAAAAGAGCTGATTCGGTCAACGACCTCGAATGTAGAGTGAAACGAAAGAACCCTTTAAGGTCGATTAAGAATTGTAAAAACACGTTGAACCCTACCATTGGTAAACATAGTGCAACAAATAAGTTCTACACGCAATACCgcgttttttttattgaaaaagaagTAAACATTTCAAAGGTAGAAGTGCACGAAGAATTGATTAAGATTCACAGGTGGTTACGACTCGTCGAAAATTAGCATTTGTAACATTTCGAGGCACAAGGGATTAAAAATGACCGGAGAAGAAAAGCATGCTCACGCATCGCCGCCAGCAGGAGACTTAAATTCCCGAGAAACAATGGCTTGGTGTATCCCAAGGTGCCAGTTAGAGTGCCCACAGCTGGATTTAGTATTAATTGCACCAGCGCCTTCGAGCTCAACAATAATCCCACGCGGCCGTTTTCATCGTTCTCGGTGTTCGTCGTCGAGTTCCTATCGATGGTGCAGAGGTAATCGGGAATAATAGGCACTGAAACAAATCAAATAGCGAGGATGTAACGCTGcgtaaaaattaatagaaattgtCGAGACTGTCGCGAGTCTCGTCGGTCCTGATATCGTTACCACGGACTCGTATTTGAAactttcaatttcgttcgaaaaaaagtCTTCGCCTTACATTCACGAGACGCGGAATACATTATACGAGGCACCTAAACgaggaaaatataatacatgtaCAAGGTGTTCGCTAGAAAGTTGCCACAAGTCTGTTCTTATAAAATGGATCGAAAAATAGTAAAGTATTTAAacagaaaattaaaaacaagtaAACTCGTAAGTAAACAACAACCCTTTCACAAACTATTCGTTCAACAAGTTTGCAAAAGAAAGTCTCCTCTATATTTAAACCACTCTGCACTGGATAGAATATATCTTTCAAATGTCTACTAAAAGAGTAGCATTAACTTCACAAAAAAACAGTCTACATATGTATTCTACATGGTTCTTGTTTAAATGTTCATCAGAAGAGTAACAACGTCTTTAAAAAGCAAATAGAATATATCTTTCAAATATCCACTAAAAGAGTAGCATTACCCTCATAAAAAAAAACAGTCTACATATGTATTCTACATTATTCTGGTTTAAATGTTCATCAGAAGAGTATAACAACGTCTTTAAAAAGCAAAAGAGTCTCGATGGAATCGGAACCAGCCTCGTGTAGCCGAATCTTTTTTCAAACGTCCACCAGAAGATTCACAGTGCCCCTTCGAGCAACAGTTTCGTCCACAACGTTAAAGTATTTTCCCAAACGGATTTTAACAATAGTATTTACCAACAACCGTAAGTAACACGTTGTCCAGGAACAGGCTCATGTAGACCACAGCGACGAGTATCGCCCGTGAATTCTTCGCGCGTTCGAGCATCGTCGTTGTGCCGATTCCTCAACGAAGTGGCTACGGTGACCAGAGCTCTCGTGGTTTCCAATTTCATGTTCAAGTTCCGGTCCCGGTCCCGGTTTTCCCCATCACCGAACGGATATACTTCTTCGTCGATCGGATCGAGAGTTTCGCGACCGATCCGTGGCTGAGCAATTCCACTTCTCTTCTTCCCCCACCCCTCGTATGTATCTCCACTCTCGGTACCAGAAACAGAGCTGTATATACGTGACTGGAAAGCGAGCCAGTCCCGATCGAGCTTTTATAGCGGTCGAAGTCCACGTCCTTGCGCAGAAGCTTTTTCAGGATCCGACGAGCGTCGGGACGCTCGCTCGTGCACCCGGGGCCCTTTCACGAGCCGATGCGTTTTTCGATTTATCGTCCGGGTTATAGTTGCTTATCGTCGACCGCCAGCCAGCCGTACCCCATCCCATTTGCTCACGTTGatgttcgatatttttcacaCGAAGGCCTCTGCACGCGGATTGAAGCGTTGTCGTTGCTTCCAGAGGGATCGAAAGACGGGCCAATTTTCAAAGGGTTACTTTCAAGGGTGCGGCTGGACTTTTGGAAGAATCGATTCTCGTTgaatttttggagaaaattttgttgaaattttctctcgcgaacgaagagaGTTTGTGATCGTTCTAACGATGATCGAACGAATTTaaaaccgatcgatcgtttgGAGGTTAATCCGTCGGTGGTGGTCAACGAACCGACGCGAATGAAATTTAGTGGCccattttttatcgatcgaagcGCGAAACACAACTGTCTCGACGCGTTGCGTATCCTCGCCGAGCGATTTAATGTGTGcttctttcttcttatttttttccattgcgaagaaagaagagaaaactcTAGGACGATGTTCAAGTACGGATAATATTTCGATATAATTGGGAACGGCTTCTTCTCGGATCGATCACTTGCTTCGTGGGTAACTTCTGAAGATTACCTAAGGatcaaaataaaaaagtatataAGTAACTCTGTATAATTACTGCttctatttaattttacacAATATTTTATGCGTTCTCCGGAGAGTATAGATCAGAGAACGATAGAGACTTGGTCCGAAATTCGAAtcaattatttattcaattttattttcactatatttgcattttatcccaatattttcaattcgttaGAATTCCAGTCGAGAGATCGCATTCCGTATCTACAGTTACTCGTCTCCGGTTGTATCGTCTGAAAATGAAAACCAAGGGTCGAAagttaaaaatatgtaaattcacTCGAGACGAATCGAGTACATTAAATCATCGCTTTCGTTTTAaataatacgttacacggtccCCGAGGCGCACTCTCgttcaaaaaattgaaattttatacgttcaacgtgtcTCGTTCGATTTTCAATTAATCTCGATGTTATTTTCGTTCGGTTGAGATCTCAGTGTGGAAATTTTCACTATATTTGCATTTTATCCCAATTTCGTTGGAATTTCGTTTATCATTATTTCCTTAGAATTCCAGCTGAGAGATCGCATTCCGTAACCACGGTTACTCGTTTCCGGTGTATCGTCTGAAAAAGAAAAcctcgttgaaaaaattgaaattttatacgttCGACGCGTCTCGTTCGATTTTCAATTAATCTCGACGTTATTTTCGTTCGGTTGAGAGACCTCAGTGTGTAAATCAAATccgaaaatttgatttctcgTTTAATCGTAGCGTGGATCGGTCCATCCgcggtgaaaattttcatttctcgtgGATTCGTTGCGACGGTGTTCGAATATTCACAAAAGTCCTACGGGGTTTCCGGCTTACGGCACTGTCATCGATATTCCACCGGAACACACACCTGTGCCCTGATTGCGGAATTACGATCGGCCGTAACGCAATTTTCGAAGGGAACACGCGAGATTGGTTCCCCGGCTCGCGAGCCCTTTTCCTCGCAATAGGGCAACGCGGGAGCTACACCGTCGCCTCGTTTTCTACTTTAATTAAGTCGATAATGGCGGTTCCGGTGCAACGGGTATTCCGCACGCGTGGAATTGAATGTCCAACGAAGTTCCCGGTTCACGGTTAAATCCGATCCTGATCGTAAACTTTCGAAAATCGGATCTCAAAGTCGACGAGATCCTTCCCCGGTAACCTTACGATCAGTTCCCGCGAACCCTGTAACGCGGGTCTCTTTCTTTTACAGAAATCAATTCTGCACGTTATCGACCATCAAACTGATTAACatcgaaattattaaaaagaGAATGCGCACGTCCACCGGAGGGAGCATTCGAGCGACGTATAAATTATTCGTGTCCGATAAAATACACACGTGTCGTAAACAAATTGTCTTTGTACATCGGTACTGAAGTTATcagtacaaaaagaaaaagactcTCTCCactgttcgatcgttcgaatcgaaaggATT
Protein-coding sequences here:
- the LOC143145872 gene encoding synaptic vesicular amine transporter isoform X1, which produces MLERAKNSRAILVAVVYMSLFLDNVLLTVVVPIIPDYLCTIDRNSTTNTENDENGRVGLLLSSKALVQLILNPAVGTLTGTLGYTKPLFLGNLSLLLAAMLFAFGQTYEVLFLARSVQGISSACIGVSGMSLVASQYPEEDKRSKIMGFVLGSIALGVLVGYPIGSVLYDLEGKMAPFLLVSCFIVVAICLQILTLDTEKKIEFRREETSWTHLLSDPHILIIFGAIWCSTSPMAILESCLPIWLQTRIKPKKWQLGTVFIPDSVGYLVGTNFFGMIAYRYGRSKVAVLAMFVVGISAILIPSASTMSQLIIPHLGMGLGIGVADAALVPLLASLVDRNGDYGPVYSIQQVAVSLAYSLGPILGGEMVKAIGFQWVMGIVGLLNIGYCPLLVYLALERRKLLTQDDEKRDYETFQKSVANKNPAKKIFIPEEDLYR
- the LOC143145872 gene encoding synaptic vesicular amine transporter isoform X2 — its product is MLERAKNSRAILVAVVYMSLFLDNVLLTVVVPIIPDYLCTIDRNSTTNTENDENGRVGLLLSSKALVQLILNPAVGTLTGTLGYTKPLFLGNLSLLLAAMLFAFGQTYEVLFLARSVQGISSACIGVSGMSLVASQYPEEDKRSKIMGFVLGSIALGVLVGYPIGSVLYDLEGKMAPFLLVSCFIVVAICLQILTLDTEKKIEFRREETSWTHLLSDPHILIIFGAIWCSTSPMAILESCLPIWLQTRIKPKKWQLGTVFIPDSVGYLVGTNFFGMIAYRYGRSKVAVLAMFVVGISAILIPSASTMSQLIIPHLGMGLGIGVADAALVPLLASLVDRNGDYGPVYSIQQVAVSLAYSLGPILGGEMVKAIGFQWVMGIVGLLNIGYCPLLVYLALERRKLLTQDDEKRDYETFQKSVAKYERFQDSDDDL